Proteins co-encoded in one Grus americana isolate bGruAme1 chromosome 12, bGruAme1.mat, whole genome shotgun sequence genomic window:
- the SLITRK4 gene encoding SLIT and NTRK-like protein 4 isoform X2 codes for MFLWLLLVLSSPVSSTTADADISVEICNVCSCVSVENVLYVNCEKVAVYRPNQLKPPWSNFYHLNFQNNLLIILYPNTFLNFTHAVSLQLGNNKLQNIEGGAFMGLSALKQLHLNNNELKILRADTFLGIENLEYLQADYNLIKFIERGAFNKLHKLKVLILNDNLISFLPDNIFRFASLTHLDIRGNRIQKLPYIGVLEHIGRIVELQLEDNPWNCTCDLLPLKAWLENMPYNIYIGEAICETPSDLYGRLLKETNKQELCSMGTGSDFDVRILPPSQLEPGYSTPNGHTTQTSVHRLVTKPPKTTNPSKISGIVAGKALSNRNLSQIISYQTRVPPLTPCPIPCVCKTHPSDLGLSVNCQERNIESMAELVPKPLNAKKLHVNGNYIKDVDTTDFIEFEGLDLLHLGSNRISVIKGEVFCNLTNLRRLYLNGNQIERLSPEMFAGLHNLQYLYLEYNVIKEILAGTFDLMPNLQLLYLNNNLLRSLPAYIFAGAPLARLNLRNNHFMYLPVSGVLDQLKSLTQIDLEGNPWDCTCDLVALKLWLEKLNEGIVVKELKCETPVQFANIELKSLKNEILCPKLLNKPSALFTSPVPAVTFTTPLGPVRSPPGGPVPLSILILSILVVLILTVFVAFCLLVFVLRRNKKPTVKHEGIGNQECSSMQLQLRKHDHKSNKKDGLGAEAFIPQTIEQMSKSHTCGLKESETGFTFADPPGQKVILRNINDKEKDLLHADTRKRLSTIDELDELFPGRDSNVFIQNFLESKKEYNSIGVSGFEIRYPEKQQDKKTKKSLIGGNHSKIVVEQRKSEYFELKAKLQGSPDYLQVLEEQTALNKI; via the coding sequence ATGTTTCTGTGGCTCCTTCTGGTTCTGTCATCTCCAGTTTCTTCTACAACTGCAGATGCTGATATATCTGTGGAAATTTGCAATGTTTGCTCCTGTGTGTCAGTTGAGAATGTACTCTATGTCAACTGTGAGAAGGTTGCAGTCTACAGGCCAAATCAGCTTAAACCACCATGGTCTAATTTTTACCACCTCAACTTTCAAAACAACCTGCTAATCATTCTATATCcaaatacatttcttaattttacaCATGCAGTGTCCTTGCAACTGGGTAATAATAAGTTACAGAACATTGAGGGAGGGGCCTTTATGGGTCTTAGTGCATTAAAACAGTTGCACTTGAACAACAATGAATTAAAGATTCTCCGAGCTGACACTTTCCTTGGCATAGAGAACTTGGAGTATCTCCAAGCTGACTACAATTTAATCAAGTTTATTGAACGGGGAGCCTTCAATAAGCTTCACAAGCTGAAAGTCCTGATCCTTAATGACAATCTGATTTCATTCCTTCCCGATAACATTTTTCGATTTGCTTCTCTAACCCATCTGGATATACGAGGGAATCGAATACAGAAGCTTCCATACATTGGAGTTCTGGAACACATTGGGCGAATTGTTGAATTGCAGCTGGAAGACAACCCCTGGAATTGTACTTGTGATTTGTTGCCTTTGAAAGCATGGCTGGAGAACATGCCCTATAACATCTACATTGGAGAAGCTATCTGTGAAACACCCAGTGACTTGTATGGGAGGCTGCTGAAAGAAACCAACAAGCAAGAGCTATGCTCTATGGGGACGGGGAGTGATTTTGACGTGCGCATTCTGCCTCCCTCGCAGCTGGAGCCCGGTTATAGCACACCGAACGGCCACACCACTCAAACATCAGTGCACAGATTAGTTACAAAACCACCAAAGACTACAAATCCTTCGAAGATCTCGGGGATAGTAGCAGGCAAAGCACTATCTAATCGCAATCTCAGTCAAATCATATCTTACCAGACCAGGGTGCCTCCTTTAACTCCTTGTCCAATCCCCTGTGTTTGCAAAACGCATCCTTCAGACTTGGGATTAAGTGTAAATTGCCAAGAAAGAAATATAGAGTCAATGGCCGAACTCGTACCAAAACCTTTAAATGCCAAGAAACTGCATGTAAATGGCAATTATATTAAGGATGTGGACACTACAGATTTCATTGAGTTTGAGGGGCTGGATTTGCTACACTTAGGCAGCAATAGGATTTCTGTGATCAAAGGAGAAGTTTTCTGCAACCTTACAAATTTACGGAGATTGTATCTCAATGGCAATCAGATAGAGCGTCTGAGCCCAGAAATGTTTGCTGGCCTCCACAACTTGCAATATCTGTATTTGGAATACAATGTTATCAAAGAAATCCTAGCAGGCACCTTTGACTTAATGCCAAATTTGCAGTTGCTCTACCTGAATAACAATCTTCTACGAAGCTTGCCAGCATACATTTTTGCTGGTGCACCACTTGCTAGACTGAATCTGAGGAACAATCATTTCATGTATTTACCTGTAAGTGGCGTTCTTGATCAGCTAAAGTCTCTTACACAGATTGATTTGGAAGGTAATCCATGGGACTGCACTTGTGATTTAGTTGCTTTAAAACTGTGGCTTGAAAAGCTAAATGAAGGTATTGTGGTGAAGGAGTTGAAATGTGAAACACCTGTACAGTTTGCCAACATTGAACTTAAGTCTCTGAAAAATGAGATCCTCTGTCCTAAACTTTTAAACAAGCCATCTGCTCTGTTCACTAGTCCTGTGCCCGCTGTTACTTTTACAACACCACTAGGACCAGTTCGCAGTCCTCCTGGTGGCCCAGTTCCATTGTCCATCCTAATCTTAAGCATATTAGTTGTGCTTATTTTAACagtgtttgttgctttttgtcttcttgTTTTTGTGCTTCGGCGCAACAAAAAACCAACTGTAAAGCATGAAGGGATTGGAAATCAAGAATGCAGTTCTATGCAACTGCAGCTAAGAAAGCATGATCacaagtcaaacaaaaaagacGGACTAGGTGCAGAGGCCTTCATTCCTCAAACCATTGAGCAGATGAGCAAAAGTCATACCTGTGGCTTAAAAGAGTCTGAAACAGGCTTCACATTTGCTGACCCACCAGGGCAAAAAGTCATTCTGAGAAATATTAATGACAAGGAGAAAGATTTATTGCATGCGGACACCAGAAAAAGACTTAGCACAATCGATGAACTGGATGAGTTATTCCCTGGGAGGGATTCCAATGTATTTAttcaaaattttcttgaaagcaaaaaagaataCAACAGCATAGGGGTCAGTGGCTTTGAAATACGTTATCCAGAGAAACAACAAGACAAAAAGACCAAGAAATCTCTAATAGGTGGTAATCATAGTAAAATTGTAgtagaacaaagaaaaagtgagTATTTTGAACTAAAAGCTAAACTTCAAGGTTCACCTGACTACCTACAAGTCCTTGAAGAACAAACAGCTTTGAATAAAATATAG
- the SLITRK4 gene encoding SLIT and NTRK-like protein 4 isoform X1, with product MCAGDRGVGAGLSETVAACGGARRRTAAPAFALLRASAASAARAARPGGRPAAPAARCGRGAAGGETSRGERWSAAEWGCGDPGRRDSLSLFRSLRLLADHKKMFLWLLLVLSSPVSSTTADADISVEICNVCSCVSVENVLYVNCEKVAVYRPNQLKPPWSNFYHLNFQNNLLIILYPNTFLNFTHAVSLQLGNNKLQNIEGGAFMGLSALKQLHLNNNELKILRADTFLGIENLEYLQADYNLIKFIERGAFNKLHKLKVLILNDNLISFLPDNIFRFASLTHLDIRGNRIQKLPYIGVLEHIGRIVELQLEDNPWNCTCDLLPLKAWLENMPYNIYIGEAICETPSDLYGRLLKETNKQELCSMGTGSDFDVRILPPSQLEPGYSTPNGHTTQTSVHRLVTKPPKTTNPSKISGIVAGKALSNRNLSQIISYQTRVPPLTPCPIPCVCKTHPSDLGLSVNCQERNIESMAELVPKPLNAKKLHVNGNYIKDVDTTDFIEFEGLDLLHLGSNRISVIKGEVFCNLTNLRRLYLNGNQIERLSPEMFAGLHNLQYLYLEYNVIKEILAGTFDLMPNLQLLYLNNNLLRSLPAYIFAGAPLARLNLRNNHFMYLPVSGVLDQLKSLTQIDLEGNPWDCTCDLVALKLWLEKLNEGIVVKELKCETPVQFANIELKSLKNEILCPKLLNKPSALFTSPVPAVTFTTPLGPVRSPPGGPVPLSILILSILVVLILTVFVAFCLLVFVLRRNKKPTVKHEGIGNQECSSMQLQLRKHDHKSNKKDGLGAEAFIPQTIEQMSKSHTCGLKESETGFTFADPPGQKVILRNINDKEKDLLHADTRKRLSTIDELDELFPGRDSNVFIQNFLESKKEYNSIGVSGFEIRYPEKQQDKKTKKSLIGGNHSKIVVEQRKSEYFELKAKLQGSPDYLQVLEEQTALNKI from the exons ATGTGTGCGGGGGACCGCGGAGTCGGGGCAGGGCTCAGCGAGACGGTTGCTGCATGCGGCGGAGCCCGCCGGCGTACTGCAGCGCCGGCTTTCGCCTTGCTCCGCGCCTCGGCGGCCAGCGCGGCCAGGGCTGCTCGCCCGGGCGGGCGCCCGGCTGCCCCCGCAGCTCGGTGCGGGCGCGGAGCTGCCGGAGGGGAGACCTCGAGGGGAGAGCGGTGGAGCGCAGCGGAGTGGGGCTGCGGCGACCCCGGCCGCCGAG aTTCTTTATCTTTGTTCAGGAGCCTAAGGTTGCTTGCTGATCACAAGAAGATGTTTCTGTGGCTCCTTCTGGTTCTGTCATCTCCAGTTTCTTCTACAACTGCAGATGCTGATATATCTGTGGAAATTTGCAATGTTTGCTCCTGTGTGTCAGTTGAGAATGTACTCTATGTCAACTGTGAGAAGGTTGCAGTCTACAGGCCAAATCAGCTTAAACCACCATGGTCTAATTTTTACCACCTCAACTTTCAAAACAACCTGCTAATCATTCTATATCcaaatacatttcttaattttacaCATGCAGTGTCCTTGCAACTGGGTAATAATAAGTTACAGAACATTGAGGGAGGGGCCTTTATGGGTCTTAGTGCATTAAAACAGTTGCACTTGAACAACAATGAATTAAAGATTCTCCGAGCTGACACTTTCCTTGGCATAGAGAACTTGGAGTATCTCCAAGCTGACTACAATTTAATCAAGTTTATTGAACGGGGAGCCTTCAATAAGCTTCACAAGCTGAAAGTCCTGATCCTTAATGACAATCTGATTTCATTCCTTCCCGATAACATTTTTCGATTTGCTTCTCTAACCCATCTGGATATACGAGGGAATCGAATACAGAAGCTTCCATACATTGGAGTTCTGGAACACATTGGGCGAATTGTTGAATTGCAGCTGGAAGACAACCCCTGGAATTGTACTTGTGATTTGTTGCCTTTGAAAGCATGGCTGGAGAACATGCCCTATAACATCTACATTGGAGAAGCTATCTGTGAAACACCCAGTGACTTGTATGGGAGGCTGCTGAAAGAAACCAACAAGCAAGAGCTATGCTCTATGGGGACGGGGAGTGATTTTGACGTGCGCATTCTGCCTCCCTCGCAGCTGGAGCCCGGTTATAGCACACCGAACGGCCACACCACTCAAACATCAGTGCACAGATTAGTTACAAAACCACCAAAGACTACAAATCCTTCGAAGATCTCGGGGATAGTAGCAGGCAAAGCACTATCTAATCGCAATCTCAGTCAAATCATATCTTACCAGACCAGGGTGCCTCCTTTAACTCCTTGTCCAATCCCCTGTGTTTGCAAAACGCATCCTTCAGACTTGGGATTAAGTGTAAATTGCCAAGAAAGAAATATAGAGTCAATGGCCGAACTCGTACCAAAACCTTTAAATGCCAAGAAACTGCATGTAAATGGCAATTATATTAAGGATGTGGACACTACAGATTTCATTGAGTTTGAGGGGCTGGATTTGCTACACTTAGGCAGCAATAGGATTTCTGTGATCAAAGGAGAAGTTTTCTGCAACCTTACAAATTTACGGAGATTGTATCTCAATGGCAATCAGATAGAGCGTCTGAGCCCAGAAATGTTTGCTGGCCTCCACAACTTGCAATATCTGTATTTGGAATACAATGTTATCAAAGAAATCCTAGCAGGCACCTTTGACTTAATGCCAAATTTGCAGTTGCTCTACCTGAATAACAATCTTCTACGAAGCTTGCCAGCATACATTTTTGCTGGTGCACCACTTGCTAGACTGAATCTGAGGAACAATCATTTCATGTATTTACCTGTAAGTGGCGTTCTTGATCAGCTAAAGTCTCTTACACAGATTGATTTGGAAGGTAATCCATGGGACTGCACTTGTGATTTAGTTGCTTTAAAACTGTGGCTTGAAAAGCTAAATGAAGGTATTGTGGTGAAGGAGTTGAAATGTGAAACACCTGTACAGTTTGCCAACATTGAACTTAAGTCTCTGAAAAATGAGATCCTCTGTCCTAAACTTTTAAACAAGCCATCTGCTCTGTTCACTAGTCCTGTGCCCGCTGTTACTTTTACAACACCACTAGGACCAGTTCGCAGTCCTCCTGGTGGCCCAGTTCCATTGTCCATCCTAATCTTAAGCATATTAGTTGTGCTTATTTTAACagtgtttgttgctttttgtcttcttgTTTTTGTGCTTCGGCGCAACAAAAAACCAACTGTAAAGCATGAAGGGATTGGAAATCAAGAATGCAGTTCTATGCAACTGCAGCTAAGAAAGCATGATCacaagtcaaacaaaaaagacGGACTAGGTGCAGAGGCCTTCATTCCTCAAACCATTGAGCAGATGAGCAAAAGTCATACCTGTGGCTTAAAAGAGTCTGAAACAGGCTTCACATTTGCTGACCCACCAGGGCAAAAAGTCATTCTGAGAAATATTAATGACAAGGAGAAAGATTTATTGCATGCGGACACCAGAAAAAGACTTAGCACAATCGATGAACTGGATGAGTTATTCCCTGGGAGGGATTCCAATGTATTTAttcaaaattttcttgaaagcaaaaaagaataCAACAGCATAGGGGTCAGTGGCTTTGAAATACGTTATCCAGAGAAACAACAAGACAAAAAGACCAAGAAATCTCTAATAGGTGGTAATCATAGTAAAATTGTAgtagaacaaagaaaaagtgagTATTTTGAACTAAAAGCTAAACTTCAAGGTTCACCTGACTACCTACAAGTCCTTGAAGAACAAACAGCTTTGAATAAAATATAG